AGGGTCGTGTATACCTGGGCACCTACGACGGCCGCCTGATCGCGCTCGACGCGGTGACCGGCGAGGTGGACTGGGAGGTCAACACCATCGACCGCTCGCGCCCCTACACCATCACCGGCGCGCCACGCATCGTTAAGGGACGCGTTATCATCGGCAACGGTGGCGCCGAGTTCGGCGTGCGCGGATACATAAGCGCCTACAGCGCGCGCAGCGGCAAACTCGACTGGCGCTTTTACACCGTGCCGGGGGACCCCTCGCTGCCTTTTGAACACCGCGAACTCGAAGAAGCGGCCGGGACCTGGGACGTGGCGGGCAAGTGGTGGGAGACGGGCGGCGGCGGCACGGCCTGGGACTCGATGGCCTGGGACCCCGAACTCGACCTGCTCTACGTGGGCACGGGTAACGGTTCGCCCTGGAACCGCGCCCACCGTAGCCCCGGCGGCGGCGACAACCTCTACCTGTCGTCCATACTCGCGCTCGACCCCGACACCGGCCGCCTGGCCTGGCACTACCAGACCACCCCCGGCGACAACTGGGATTTCACCGCCACCCAGCACCTCATACTGGCCGAGCTCGAGCTGGACGGCCGCGAGCGCAAGGTCATCATGCAGGCGCCCAAGAATGGTTTTTTCTACGTTCTCGACCGCGCCACAGGCGAGTTGCTGCGCGCCGACGCCTACGTGGAGACCACCTGGGCCTCGCACGTGGACATGGCCACCGGCCGGCCGGTGGAAGACCCCGAGTTCGATTTCACCGACGACTGGAAGCTCGTGCTGCCCGCGCCGACCGGCGGCCACAACTGGCAACCGATGGCCTTCAGCCCCGACACCGGGCTGGTGTACATACCGGCCATCGAGAACCCGGGACTGTATCTCAACGAAGATGAATACCGCCACAGCCCCGGTGCCTGGAACCTGGGCATGGACCTCGGCCGCTACGCCGAGATACTGCACGAGGTGGGATTTTCGCCGGTATCAAGCGGCTACCTCAAGGCCTGGGACCCCGTGGCCGGTCGCGAACGCTGGAGCGTTGAGATGCCCAACTTCTGGAACGGCGGCGTGCTGGCGACCGCCGGCGGGTTGGTGTTTCACGGCACAGGCGACGGCCGCTTCGCCGCCTACGACGCCGAGGCCGGCCGCAAGCTATGGGAAGTGCCGGTGATGACCGGCATCATCGCACCGCCGGTGACCTACGCCGTTGACGGTGTGCAGTACGTGGCGGTTATGGCCGGCTGGGGAGGCGTGGGCGTGCCCTCCGGCGACGCGCGCAGCTCCATAGTGCCCGAGTACGGCAACGACGGCCGCCTCCTGGTGTTCAGGTTGGACGGACCCGGGCAGGTGACCATTCCCGCCAGGCTCGACATATCGATACCCGAGCCACCGGCCATGGACTACGACCAGGCCGACCTCGCGCTGGGATCACGGCTTTACATGGAGCGCTGCAATTTCTGCCACGGACCGCTGGGA
This DNA window, taken from Candidatus Binatota bacterium, encodes the following:
- a CDS encoding PQQ-dependent dehydrogenase, methanol/ethanol family gives rise to the protein MNAQRIAAADSEPYNWLAHGRSNSEQRYSPLAQVNRDNVERLGLSWSYDTMTTHGLEASPIVIDGVMYTTGAWSVVYALDAATGRELWVYDPEVPRQWSRRGCCDVVNRGVAVWKGRVYLGTYDGRLIALDAVTGEVDWEVNTIDRSRPYTITGAPRIVKGRVIIGNGGAEFGVRGYISAYSARSGKLDWRFYTVPGDPSLPFEHRELEEAAGTWDVAGKWWETGGGGTAWDSMAWDPELDLLYVGTGNGSPWNRAHRSPGGGDNLYLSSILALDPDTGRLAWHYQTTPGDNWDFTATQHLILAELELDGRERKVIMQAPKNGFFYVLDRATGELLRADAYVETTWASHVDMATGRPVEDPEFDFTDDWKLVLPAPTGGHNWQPMAFSPDTGLVYIPAIENPGLYLNEDEYRHSPGAWNLGMDLGRYAEILHEVGFSPVSSGYLKAWDPVAGRERWSVEMPNFWNGGVLATAGGLVFHGTGDGRFAAYDAEAGRKLWEVPVMTGIIAPPVTYAVDGVQYVAVMAGWGGVGVPSGDARSSIVPEYGNDGRLLVFRLDGPGQVTIPARLDISIPEPPAMDYDQADLALGSRLYMERCNFCHGPLGFSTGVVPDLRRMDASVHEIFEDVVLRGARLAGGMPSFEDVLDEKDVRAIHAYVIEQARTTR